One window of the Betaproteobacteria bacterium genome contains the following:
- a CDS encoding 4Fe-4S binding protein → MPEAAAVLPTLAMTRKPALQRYRLFAQMAFFTLFTVTPVFDLFRYDLTENHAYFLGYVWDLGLDDLIAGRIGSLQAAGNIVLFLFVPVLGTLALIIGAAWKWGRLYCGWLCPHFSVVETINRLMLMASGKHSVWDKKSTPPWEPDGSPAPRDKRYWLAVAPAAVAFAFAWALVGLTYLMPPFQVYHGLFTLSLYKYEVIFLAAATTVLSLEFLFARHLFCRYACAIGLFQSFGWMGNKSAMVVGFERERLTDCASCLNGRGSACDAVCPMRLKPRNVKRWMFACTQCGQCVSACGTVNRNNPQGQLLRWVSGDAAKRNEARFSALSRTDEDAGGRA, encoded by the coding sequence ATGCCTGAGGCGGCCGCCGTCCTGCCCACACTCGCGATGACCCGGAAGCCCGCCCTGCAGCGTTACCGGCTCTTCGCCCAAATGGCTTTCTTCACCCTGTTCACGGTGACGCCGGTCTTCGACCTCTTCCGCTACGACCTCACCGAGAACCATGCCTATTTCCTCGGCTACGTCTGGGATCTGGGCCTGGACGACCTCATCGCCGGCCGCATCGGCTCCCTGCAGGCGGCGGGCAACATCGTCCTCTTTCTCTTCGTGCCGGTACTCGGCACCCTGGCCCTCATCATCGGCGCGGCCTGGAAATGGGGGCGCCTCTACTGCGGCTGGCTGTGCCCCCATTTTTCCGTGGTCGAGACCATCAATCGCCTGATGCTCATGGCCAGCGGCAAGCATTCGGTCTGGGACAAGAAGTCTACCCCGCCCTGGGAGCCCGATGGCAGCCCCGCCCCCCGCGACAAGCGCTACTGGCTGGCCGTCGCCCCTGCCGCCGTGGCCTTCGCCTTCGCCTGGGCCCTGGTTGGCCTGACCTACCTGATGCCGCCCTTCCAGGTCTATCACGGCCTGTTCACCCTCAGCCTCTACAAATACGAGGTGATCTTCCTGGCTGCTGCCACCACCGTCCTGAGCCTGGAATTCCTCTTCGCCCGTCATCTTTTCTGCCGCTACGCCTGCGCCATCGGCCTCTTCCAGAGCTTCGGCTGGATGGGCAACAAGAGCGCCATGGTGGTCGGCTTCGAACGGGAACGGCTGACCGATTGCGCCTCCTGCCTCAACGGGCGAGGAAGCGCGTGTGACGCCGTCTGTCCCATGCGCTTGAAGCCCCGCAACGTGAAGCGCTGGATGTTCGCCTGCACCCAGTGCGGCCAGTGCGTTTCCGCCTGCGGCACAGTCAATCGCAACAATCCCCAGGGCCAACTCTTGCGCTGGGTGAGCGGCGACGCGGCCAAGCGCAACGAGGCCCGCTTCTCGGCCCTCTCGCGCACCGACGAAGACGCCGGAGGTCGCGCCTGA
- a CDS encoding CbbQ/NirQ/NorQ/GpvN family protein, which produces MTDHSLPFYEPSGNEIALFEHAYRERLPLLIKGPTGCGKTRFVSHMAARLGLPLYTVACHDDLTAADLVGRHLISDQGTYWCDGPLTRAVREGGICYLDEVVEARKDTTVVLHPLADDRRILPIDRTGETLAAPDNFMLVVSYNPGYQNLLKGLKPSTRQRFVSMRFDFPTAEREQSILLGETGCDADLAKRLVGIGKAFRALKDRDLEEVASTRLLVYAATLIKSGFDVTAACRAALVESLTDDEETVEALMEIVNATFGR; this is translated from the coding sequence ATGACCGACCATTCCCTGCCCTTCTACGAACCCTCCGGCAACGAGATCGCCCTCTTCGAGCACGCCTACCGGGAGCGCCTGCCGCTCCTCATCAAGGGGCCGACCGGCTGCGGCAAGACCCGCTTCGTCTCCCACATGGCCGCCCGCCTGGGCCTGCCCCTCTACACGGTGGCCTGCCACGACGATCTCACCGCCGCCGATCTGGTGGGCCGCCACCTGATTTCCGACCAAGGCACCTACTGGTGCGACGGCCCCCTCACCCGCGCCGTGCGCGAGGGCGGCATCTGCTACCTGGACGAGGTGGTGGAAGCGCGCAAGGACACCACGGTGGTGCTGCATCCGCTCGCCGACGACCGCCGCATCCTGCCCATCGACCGTACCGGCGAAACCCTGGCAGCCCCGGACAACTTCATGCTGGTGGTTTCCTACAACCCCGGCTACCAGAATCTCCTGAAGGGTTTGAAGCCCTCCACCCGCCAGCGCTTCGTCTCCATGCGCTTCGACTTCCCCACCGCCGAGCGGGAGCAGTCCATCCTCCTCGGCGAAACGGGTTGCGACGCCGATCTGGCCAAGCGCCTGGTGGGTATCGGCAAGGCCTTCCGCGCCTTGAAGGACCGCGACCTGGAAGAAGTCGCCAGCACGCGCCTGCTCGTGTACGCCGCCACCCTCATCAAGTCCGGTTTCGACGTCACCGCCGCCTGCCGTGCCGCCCTGGTGGAAAGCCTCACCGACGACGAGGAGACGGTGGAAGCCCTGATGGAAATCGTCAATGCCACCTTCGGGCGATAA
- a CDS encoding cytochrome C oxidase subunit IV family protein, with the protein MTPFLKNPAHRAWLVLLVATGITWYLGEVGAAGTAAIVAMLAIAFVKGRLVILDFMELRGAPLLWRIVLEGWLILVSSLILLAYWLSLK; encoded by the coding sequence ATGACACCTTTCCTCAAAAACCCCGCCCATCGCGCCTGGTTGGTGCTCCTCGTCGCCACCGGCATCACCTGGTATCTGGGCGAAGTCGGCGCCGCCGGCACCGCAGCCATCGTCGCCATGCTGGCCATCGCCTTCGTCAAGGGCCGCCTGGTGATCCTCGACTTCATGGAACTCCGGGGCGCGCCGCTGCTGTGGCGTATCGTGCTGGAAGGCTGGCTTATACTGGTTTCCAGCCTCATTCTTCTCGCCTACTGGCTCAGCCTCAAATAA
- a CDS encoding cytochrome c oxidase subunit 3 family protein: MTAPAPPAKRLPGDLAIWVFILAEMLAFAVFFASYAFARTKNVEMFNLYQQTLDRNAGALNTLLLVTGSWFVVLAVQAAHRDDKAGVPRNILLGFLCGGGFLAVKVFEYAAKFGAGISLSTNTFYMFYISLTFFHFMHVILGMVILAILWVQAKKGAYGSHDAHGLESGAAYWHMVDLLWIVLFPLVYVMR, translated from the coding sequence ATGACTGCCCCCGCCCCCCCTGCCAAACGCCTGCCCGGCGACCTCGCCATCTGGGTCTTCATCCTGGCCGAGATGCTGGCCTTCGCCGTCTTCTTTGCGTCCTACGCCTTCGCCCGCACGAAGAACGTGGAGATGTTCAACCTCTACCAGCAGACCCTGGACCGCAACGCGGGGGCGCTGAACACCCTTCTCCTGGTGACCGGCTCCTGGTTCGTGGTGCTGGCGGTGCAGGCGGCCCATCGCGACGACAAGGCCGGCGTCCCGCGCAACATCCTGCTCGGTTTCCTTTGCGGCGGCGGCTTCCTGGCGGTGAAGGTCTTCGAGTACGCGGCCAAGTTCGGGGCCGGCATCTCGCTGTCCACCAACACCTTCTACATGTTCTACATCTCGCTCACCTTCTTCCACTTCATGCACGTCATCCTCGGCATGGTGATCCTCGCCATCCTCTGGGTACAGGCAAAGAAGGGCGCCTACGGCAGCCACGATGCCCATGGCCTGGAGAGCGGCGCCGCCTACTGGCACATGGTCGATCTCCTGTGGATCGTGCTTTTCCCCCTGGTTTACGTAATGCGATGA